In one Haloplanus salinus genomic region, the following are encoded:
- a CDS encoding PRC-barrel domain-containing protein: MDGTPQEITTLVGREVYSNNGVFVGEVEDVRLDLSQQAVTGLALGELSRELFAGRVEAGKGVMIPYRWVRAVGDVILINDVVERLEDEDEDEEVVA; this comes from the coding sequence ATGGACGGCACGCCACAGGAGATTACGACGCTCGTCGGGCGCGAGGTGTACTCGAACAACGGGGTTTTCGTCGGTGAAGTCGAGGACGTGCGGCTGGATCTGAGCCAGCAGGCCGTCACCGGACTGGCGCTTGGCGAGCTGAGTCGGGAACTGTTCGCCGGCCGCGTCGAGGCCGGCAAGGGCGTGATGATCCCTTACCGATGGGTCCGTGCCGTGGGCGACGTCATCCTGATCAACGACGTCGTCGAACGGCTGGAAGACGAGGACGAAGACGAGGAAGTCGTCGCCTAA
- a CDS encoding DHH family phosphoesterase, which yields MSNAATVSTMSSYAILGCGSVGHAVAEGIADEGKNVLILDRDESRVEALRDQDLDARQTDIRDDEVADLVADRDVLLILASDVEANKAAVSTIRERGGDQFIIVRASDPVSEDELTEAGADVVITPSQVIAESALRALETGELEYKAGQLADMLHSGGSRLAIITHDNPDPDSIASAVALQAIAAAHDVDSDILYHGDIGHQENRAFVNLLGIELLPLSEAAPLDDYALVALVDHMESGDVGLDTGVDIFIDHYEPETDYDAEFMDVRPNVSSTSTILTKYIQEFDLSPDEAVATALLYGIRAETLDFKRDTTPADLTAAAYLYPFANHDTLEQVESPSMSPETLDVLAEAIQNRQVQGSHLVSNAGFIRDRDALAQAAQHLLNLEGITTTAVFGIADDTIYLAARSKDIRINIGNILDDAYGGIGETGGHSTQGSVEIPLGLFTGIEASEDNRDTLLSLAEEAVRRKLFDAMGVESSASEAGNGS from the coding sequence ATGAGCAACGCGGCTACTGTCTCGACGATGTCGTCGTACGCGATCCTCGGCTGTGGGAGCGTCGGCCACGCAGTCGCCGAGGGCATCGCGGACGAGGGCAAGAACGTGCTGATCCTCGACCGGGACGAGAGCCGCGTCGAAGCGCTCCGCGATCAAGACCTCGACGCCCGTCAGACCGACATCCGCGACGACGAGGTGGCGGACCTCGTCGCCGACCGGGACGTACTCCTCATCCTCGCCTCCGACGTGGAGGCGAACAAAGCGGCCGTCTCGACCATCCGCGAACGCGGCGGCGACCAGTTCATCATCGTCCGCGCGTCCGACCCCGTCTCGGAGGACGAACTCACCGAGGCGGGGGCGGACGTCGTGATCACCCCTTCACAGGTGATCGCGGAGTCCGCCCTCCGGGCGCTGGAAACGGGCGAACTGGAGTACAAGGCGGGGCAGCTCGCCGACATGCTCCACTCGGGTGGCAGCCGCCTCGCGATCATCACCCACGACAACCCCGACCCCGACTCCATCGCCAGCGCGGTGGCGTTGCAGGCCATCGCGGCGGCCCACGACGTCGACTCGGATATCCTCTATCACGGCGATATCGGCCACCAGGAGAACCGGGCGTTCGTCAACCTCCTCGGCATCGAACTCCTGCCGCTCTCGGAGGCGGCGCCGCTCGACGACTACGCGTTGGTCGCGCTGGTCGACCACATGGAATCGGGCGACGTTGGCCTCGACACCGGCGTCGACATCTTCATCGACCACTACGAACCCGAGACGGACTACGACGCCGAGTTCATGGACGTGCGGCCGAACGTCTCCTCCACCTCGACCATCCTCACGAAGTACATCCAAGAGTTCGACCTCTCGCCGGACGAGGCGGTGGCGACGGCGCTGCTGTACGGCATCCGCGCCGAAACGCTCGATTTCAAGCGCGACACGACGCCGGCGGACCTGACCGCCGCGGCGTATCTCTACCCCTTCGCCAACCACGACACGCTGGAGCAGGTGGAGTCGCCGTCGATGTCGCCCGAGACGCTCGACGTCCTCGCGGAGGCCATCCAGAACCGACAGGTACAGGGCAGCCACCTCGTCTCGAACGCGGGCTTCATCCGGGACCGGGACGCGCTGGCCCAAGCCGCCCAACACCTCCTGAACCTGGAGGGGATCACCACCACCGCCGTCTTCGGCATCGCCGACGACACCATCTACCTCGCCGCGCGCTCGAAGGACATCCGGATCAACATCGGCAACATCCTCGACGACGCCTACGGCGGCATCGGCGAGACGGGCGGTCACTCGACGCAGGGGAGCGTCGAAATCCCGCTCGGGCTCTTCACCGGCATCGAGGCCAGCGAGGACAACCGCGACACGCTCCTGTCGCTGGCCGAGGAGGCGGTCCGCAGGAAGCTGTTCGACGCGATGGGCGTCGAGAGTAGCGCGAGCGAGGCGGGAAACGGAAGTTAG
- a CDS encoding glutaredoxin family protein: protein MTADSDPDPARVTVYTRENCHLCAEAIDTIERVAASLPRSVAVDTVNVDADPALRERYGERVPYVTVDGRPQFKYRVDADELRAILQS from the coding sequence GTGACAGCCGACTCGGACCCCGATCCGGCGCGGGTCACCGTCTACACCCGGGAGAACTGCCACCTCTGTGCGGAAGCCATCGACACCATCGAGCGCGTCGCGGCGTCGCTCCCGCGGTCGGTCGCGGTCGATACCGTGAACGTGGACGCGGACCCGGCCCTCCGGGAGCGCTACGGCGAGCGCGTTCCGTACGTCACGGTCGACGGCCGGCCGCAGTTCAAATACCGCGTCGACGCCGACGAACTCCGAGCGATCCTGCAGTCGTAG
- a CDS encoding DUF1326 domain-containing protein — MTTTWEISGEYAEACNCDVACQCVWMAAPDDDHCTAALAWHITDGRYGDTDLAGRRVGMLIESDEGVMFDPSTKWDVVLLVDDEATDEERAAIEAIYLGRAGGIWAPVADGHFRSTEVATAPVEFAVDGDTTTVSFGDEMSMEVVERVGFNEEAGTVSPHPLTADLTMKTGESRSATVSYDDRFQWDVGGNNAYICDFELTNA, encoded by the coding sequence ATGACGACAACGTGGGAGATTTCGGGGGAGTACGCGGAAGCCTGCAACTGTGACGTGGCTTGCCAGTGCGTCTGGATGGCAGCGCCGGACGACGACCACTGTACGGCGGCGCTCGCGTGGCATATCACCGACGGCCGGTACGGGGATACCGACCTCGCCGGGCGACGGGTGGGGATGCTCATCGAGTCGGACGAGGGAGTCATGTTCGACCCGTCGACGAAGTGGGACGTGGTGTTGCTCGTCGACGACGAGGCGACCGACGAGGAACGGGCGGCCATCGAGGCCATCTACCTCGGTCGCGCGGGCGGCATCTGGGCGCCCGTCGCCGACGGGCATTTCCGGTCGACGGAGGTGGCGACGGCGCCCGTCGAGTTCGCCGTCGACGGCGACACGACCACCGTCTCGTTCGGGGACGAGATGTCGATGGAGGTGGTCGAACGGGTCGGCTTCAACGAGGAGGCCGGCACCGTCTCCCCGCACCCGCTCACGGCGGATCTGACGATGAAGACCGGCGAGTCACGGAGCGCGACCGTCTCGTACGACGACCGGTTCCAATGGGACGTGGGCGGCAACAACGCCTACATCTGTGACTTCGAACTGACCAACGCCTGA
- a CDS encoding DUF2182 domain-containing protein, producing the protein MAPGFAARMWPEHRRERRVVAFGVYAVALLAWLSMVGGWLPMPSSGVGTTMGMTDPGVPEAMAAGAGPTGWALYLLMWGVMMVAMMYPSSAPLVSMYHRTLDGRGRGERLLRVGAFLGSYTLLWTAVGVVPLAINYAVPVSRLAASGTFLGVTLLLLAAYQLSPYKERCLDHCRTPLGFLLTHSRPGVRGAAWMGVHHGSYCLGCCWALFAFMVVVGTMNLVWMAGITLVLSVERTVSWGDRLARAVGVAAGVAGVALLVATAVGAA; encoded by the coding sequence ATGGCGCCCGGATTCGCCGCACGGATGTGGCCCGAGCATCGCCGCGAGCGACGGGTCGTCGCCTTCGGCGTGTACGCCGTCGCGCTCCTGGCGTGGCTCTCGATGGTCGGGGGGTGGCTGCCGATGCCGTCCTCGGGGGTGGGCACGACCATGGGCATGACCGACCCCGGCGTCCCGGAGGCGATGGCGGCGGGTGCCGGACCGACGGGGTGGGCACTCTACCTCCTGATGTGGGGCGTGATGATGGTCGCGATGATGTACCCCTCGTCCGCGCCGCTCGTCAGTATGTACCACCGGACGCTCGACGGCCGGGGGCGGGGCGAGCGACTGCTTCGCGTCGGGGCCTTCCTCGGGAGTTACACGCTCCTCTGGACGGCCGTCGGCGTCGTTCCGCTGGCGATCAACTACGCCGTCCCCGTCTCGCGGCTCGCGGCGTCGGGAACGTTCTTGGGCGTGACGCTCCTCTTACTCGCGGCCTACCAGCTCTCGCCGTACAAGGAGCGGTGTCTCGACCACTGCCGGACGCCGCTCGGCTTCCTGTTGACCCACAGTCGCCCCGGCGTTCGGGGGGCGGCGTGGATGGGCGTTCACCACGGGAGCTACTGTCTCGGCTGTTGCTGGGCACTGTTCGCGTTCATGGTGGTCGTCGGGACGATGAACTTGGTGTGGATGGCCGGCATCACCCTCGTACTCTCCGTCGAGCGGACGGTGTCGTGGGGTGATCGACTCGCGCGAGCGGTAGGCGTCGCCGCGGGCGTCGCGGGCGTCGCCCTCCTCGTCGCGACGGCCGTCGGCGCGGCCTGA
- a CDS encoding sensor histidine kinase — MTRSDATLSDRSLTFEARLGRVLEIGCDRLGVDYGFLTRIAGDTQRVVASTGTHPSLQPDGQCPLSEAYCRKAIRSDGLLGVHDAVAGGWEADSAYEAFGLGCYLGGKVLVDGEPYGTLCFAADEPRGTAFSDVERAFVELLTRWVSYELEARAAREELERQNDRLSEFASIVSHDLRNPLNVAKGRVDIANETNDLAHLDGARDALGRMDALVTDLLELATQGSVIEATDAVDVAAVAEDAWANVATGGAELVDADDPIEADQDRLLQLLENLFRNSVEHGSTSSRPGTDAPLTVTVGTFAEGFHVTDTGPGIPPDERDTAFERGHSTNDGTGLGLPIVRAVAEAHGWTVDVREADAGGAHFEFVGVDRPVNV; from the coding sequence ATGACGCGGTCCGACGCGACGCTCTCGGATCGCTCCCTGACCTTCGAGGCACGGTTGGGGCGCGTCCTCGAAATCGGGTGTGACCGGCTCGGCGTCGACTACGGCTTCCTCACCCGAATCGCCGGGGACACACAGCGGGTCGTCGCCTCGACGGGAACCCACCCGTCGCTCCAGCCCGACGGGCAGTGCCCCCTCTCGGAGGCGTACTGCAGAAAGGCGATCCGGAGCGACGGGCTGTTGGGCGTCCACGACGCGGTCGCCGGCGGTTGGGAGGCCGATTCCGCCTACGAGGCCTTCGGTCTCGGCTGCTATCTCGGCGGCAAGGTGCTCGTCGACGGTGAGCCGTACGGGACGCTGTGTTTCGCCGCCGACGAGCCCCGCGGAACGGCGTTCTCCGACGTCGAACGGGCGTTCGTCGAGCTGCTGACCCGGTGGGTGAGCTACGAACTCGAGGCGCGGGCGGCCCGCGAGGAACTGGAGCGTCAGAACGACCGGCTCTCCGAGTTCGCCAGCATCGTCAGCCACGACCTCCGGAACCCGCTGAACGTCGCCAAGGGCAGGGTCGACATCGCCAACGAGACGAACGACTTAGCCCACCTCGACGGGGCCCGGGACGCGCTCGGCCGGATGGACGCGCTCGTGACCGACTTGCTCGAACTCGCCACGCAGGGCTCGGTGATCGAAGCCACCGACGCGGTGGACGTCGCCGCCGTCGCCGAGGACGCGTGGGCGAACGTGGCGACCGGCGGCGCCGAACTCGTCGATGCCGACGACCCGATCGAGGCCGACCAGGATCGGCTGCTTCAGTTGCTGGAGAACCTGTTTCGGAACAGTGTGGAACACGGTTCCACGAGCAGTCGGCCCGGAACCGACGCCCCTCTGACCGTCACCGTCGGCACCTTCGCCGAGGGGTTCCACGTCACGGACACCGGCCCGGGTATCCCACCCGACGAACGCGACACCGCCTTCGAGCGGGGTCACTCCACGAACGACGGGACCGGTCTCGGTCTCCCCATCGTGCGGGCCGTCGCGGAGGCCCACGGCTGGACCGTCGACGTCCGCGAGGCCGACGCCGGCGGCGCCCACTTCGAGTTCGTCGGCGTCGACCGTCCCGTCAACGTCTGA
- the thrS gene encoding threonine--tRNA ligase produces MSEIVVTLPDGSELSVAEGSTVEDVAFEIGPGLGRDTVAGVVDGDLVDKATPLSDGADLVIVTESSDEYLRVLRHSAAHVFAQALQRLRPEAKLAIGPPTDDGFYYDVTNVDLDSEDLDAIEAEAEEIIAADLDIEREERPREDVLEGYADNPYKRDILETEAAGEDPVSIYRQGEFEDLCQGPHVESTGEIGAFTLLNISSAYWRGDEDNDTLTRVYGTAFESEAEMEAYLERRREAQERDHRKLGRELDLFSIDDTTGPGLPLYHPNGKRVLDELSDFARDMNLDAGYDPVETPHLFRTELWKKSGHYENYVDDMFLLDVNDEEYGLKPMNCPGHATIFDQKSWSYRDLPVRYFEDGKVYRKEQRGELSGLSRVWAFTIDDGHVFVRPDQIEAEVNLVMDNIFRVFETFGLDAEVALATRPEKSVGSDRIWERAESQLRDVLDAQDIAYDVEAGDGAFYGPKIDFAFEDALGRKWDGPTVQLDFNMPERFDLTYTGEDNEDHRPVMLHRALYGSYERFLMVLIEHFDGKFPLWLAPEQVRILPVSDDNLGYARRLAGELDDFRVEIEDRSWTVGRKIQQAHSDRVPYMLIVGDDEETSGTVSVRDRKERERKDVDREAFAAHLRGERDEKRIEPDFLD; encoded by the coding sequence ATGAGCGAAATCGTAGTGACGCTTCCCGACGGGTCGGAGCTCTCCGTCGCGGAGGGGTCGACGGTCGAGGACGTCGCCTTCGAGATCGGGCCGGGTCTCGGGCGCGACACCGTCGCCGGCGTCGTCGACGGCGACCTCGTCGACAAGGCGACGCCCCTCTCGGACGGCGCCGACCTCGTCATCGTCACCGAGAGCAGCGACGAGTATCTCCGCGTGCTGCGCCACTCCGCGGCCCACGTCTTCGCACAGGCGCTCCAGCGCCTCCGTCCCGAGGCGAAACTCGCCATCGGGCCACCGACCGACGACGGCTTCTACTACGACGTGACGAACGTCGACCTCGACAGCGAGGACCTGGACGCCATCGAGGCCGAAGCCGAGGAGATCATCGCGGCCGACCTCGACATCGAACGCGAGGAACGGCCGCGCGAGGACGTGCTAGAGGGGTACGCCGACAACCCGTACAAGCGGGACATCCTCGAGACGGAGGCGGCGGGGGAGGATCCCGTCTCCATCTACCGACAAGGGGAGTTCGAGGATCTCTGTCAGGGCCCGCACGTCGAGTCGACGGGCGAGATCGGTGCGTTCACACTACTCAACATCTCCTCCGCGTACTGGCGGGGCGACGAGGACAACGACACGCTCACCCGCGTCTACGGGACGGCCTTCGAGAGCGAGGCGGAGATGGAGGCGTATCTCGAACGGCGCCGCGAGGCCCAGGAGCGCGATCACCGGAAACTCGGGCGGGAGCTCGACCTGTTCTCTATCGACGACACGACCGGTCCCGGCCTGCCGCTCTACCATCCCAACGGCAAGCGCGTCCTCGACGAACTCTCCGACTTCGCGCGCGACATGAACCTCGACGCCGGCTACGACCCCGTCGAGACCCCCCACCTCTTCCGGACGGAGCTGTGGAAGAAGTCGGGTCATTACGAGAACTACGTCGACGACATGTTCCTCCTCGACGTGAACGACGAGGAGTACGGGTTGAAGCCGATGAACTGTCCGGGCCACGCCACCATCTTCGACCAGAAGTCGTGGTCCTACCGCGACCTGCCCGTCCGCTACTTCGAGGACGGGAAGGTGTACCGCAAAGAACAGCGCGGCGAACTCTCCGGCCTCTCGCGCGTGTGGGCGTTCACCATCGACGACGGCCACGTCTTCGTCCGCCCCGATCAGATCGAAGCCGAAGTGAACCTCGTGATGGACAACATCTTCCGCGTCTTCGAGACGTTCGGCCTCGACGCGGAGGTGGCGCTCGCGACCCGTCCCGAGAAGTCGGTCGGGAGCGACCGAATCTGGGAGCGCGCCGAGTCACAGCTACGTGACGTACTCGACGCCCAAGACATCGCCTACGACGTGGAGGCGGGCGACGGCGCTTTCTACGGGCCGAAGATCGACTTCGCGTTCGAGGACGCCCTCGGTCGCAAGTGGGACGGCCCGACGGTCCAACTCGACTTCAACATGCCCGAGCGGTTCGACCTGACCTACACCGGCGAGGACAACGAGGACCACCGCCCGGTCATGCTGCATCGCGCCCTCTACGGCAGTTACGAGCGGTTCCTGATGGTTCTCATCGAACATTTCGACGGGAAGTTCCCGCTCTGGCTGGCGCCCGAACAGGTGCGCATCCTCCCCGTCAGCGACGACAACCTGGGCTACGCCCGCCGCCTGGCGGGCGAACTCGACGACTTCCGGGTCGAGATAGAGGACCGCTCGTGGACCGTCGGCCGCAAGATCCAGCAGGCCCACAGCGACCGCGTGCCCTACATGCTCATCGTCGGCGACGACGAGGAGACGAGCGGCACCGTCTCGGTGCGGGACCGGAAGGAACGGGAGCGAAAGGACGTCGACCGCGAGGCGTTCGCGGCGCATCTGCGGGGCGAACGCGACGAGAAGCGGATCGAACCGGACTTCCTCGACTAA
- a CDS encoding APC family permease encodes MTRPLGVRHVVAVSLGLPLAAGVFALPHGVENLGGPATPVAYVAGTLATCTIAVAYAVYLSSPLAERDGLVYAAVSRTWGSRRLGFLVAWPAVGAYVAVLAALVASLGKSLSTLLPLSPTPAALAVLTALVAVHALGPAAAGRLQLAVVGPLVALLLGMTLAGLLAVVPGNFSPLLPTPPLRERPLFSLGAATVATLFGFVGFDAGAAVSTATRDPRRTVPRAVLVAVLSAGAVATAAAFVALGVIPWTRLVFAAAPFAAAAASGLGVETAVLLGPGTLLATAAAALATVWLPARTVSGFAEVVPGADRSTRPGLPDPALALTGLLAGAVVVLDAVGTALYLSITGIFVGYGGVAASAAVLPFVRPGLYRRCRFRVPASGLAVVGVAGAVTAAVVVARTLALDPAASLGLTRLAPALAAVDEAVLVRDPLSTVLPALLLWELLGVAVLAVAADYRAERGAERPPLGAAYEE; translated from the coding sequence GTGACTCGTCCGCTTGGCGTCCGACACGTCGTCGCCGTCTCCCTCGGCCTACCGCTGGCTGCGGGCGTGTTCGCCCTGCCACACGGCGTCGAGAACCTCGGCGGTCCCGCCACGCCCGTTGCCTACGTCGCCGGCACGCTCGCGACCTGCACCATCGCCGTCGCCTACGCCGTCTACCTGTCGAGCCCGCTCGCCGAGCGCGACGGACTCGTCTACGCCGCCGTCTCGCGGACGTGGGGCTCCCGCCGCCTCGGCTTCCTCGTCGCGTGGCCGGCCGTCGGCGCGTACGTCGCCGTCCTCGCGGCGCTCGTCGCCTCCCTCGGGAAGTCGCTCTCGACTCTCCTCCCGCTTTCCCCCACCCCGGCTGCTCTGGCCGTCCTCACGGCGCTCGTCGCCGTCCACGCGCTCGGCCCGGCCGCGGCCGGCCGCCTCCAGCTCGCCGTGGTCGGGCCGCTGGTCGCCCTCCTCCTCGGGATGACCCTCGCCGGCCTTCTGGCCGTCGTTCCCGGCAACTTCTCACCTCTACTCCCGACGCCGCCGCTTCGGGAGCGTCCCCTGTTCTCGCTCGGCGCCGCCACTGTCGCCACGCTGTTCGGCTTCGTCGGCTTCGACGCCGGCGCCGCCGTCTCGACGGCCACCCGCGACCCCCGGCGGACGGTCCCTCGGGCAGTGCTCGTGGCCGTGTTGTCCGCCGGCGCCGTCGCGACGGCCGCCGCCTTCGTCGCGCTCGGCGTCATTCCGTGGACGCGGCTGGTGTTCGCCGCCGCGCCGTTCGCCGCCGCGGCCGCCAGCGGTCTCGGCGTCGAGACGGCGGTCCTGCTCGGCCCAGGGACGCTCCTCGCCACCGCCGCCGCGGCGCTCGCGACCGTGTGGCTTCCCGCCCGCACCGTCAGCGGGTTCGCCGAGGTGGTGCCCGGCGCCGACCGGTCCACGCGCCCCGGCCTCCCGGACCCCGCACTCGCTCTGACCGGCCTGCTCGCGGGCGCCGTCGTCGTCCTCGATGCCGTCGGAACGGCGCTTTATCTGTCGATAACGGGAATCTTCGTCGGCTACGGCGGGGTGGCGGCGTCGGCGGCGGTCCTCCCGTTCGTCCGCCCCGGACTCTACCGTCGCTGCCGGTTCCGGGTGCCCGCTTCCGGGCTCGCCGTGGTCGGCGTCGCCGGCGCCGTCACCGCTGCCGTCGTCGTCGCGCGAACGCTCGCGCTCGATCCGGCCGCCTCGCTCGGGCTCACGCGGTTGGCGCCGGCTCTCGCCGCCGTCGACGAGGCCGTCCTCGTGCGCGACCCGCTGTCGACGGTGCTGCCCGCGCTCCTGTTGTGGGAACTCCTCGGCGTCGCGGTCCTCGCCGTCGCCGCCGACTATCGGGCGGAGCGTGGCGCCGAACGGCCCCCCCTCGGAGCGGCGTACGAGGAGTGA
- a CDS encoding DNA-3-methyladenine glycosylase family protein gives MERGAIPLADLDGDFDLQATVESGQSYLWDRSDGGMYERTDAHGGDAWYETVVPPLDGVGNDRAVVRVRQTDGRLEWESTTDAVPVLTHLLRLDDDLDAILGATPDDPLLDRAYGTYRGMRLVRDPPFPCLISFICSAQMRVSRIHGMQTALAREYGDRLTVDGRTYHAFPTPAQLAARTEDELRDLKLGYRAPYVQRTAEMVAEAEADPTAALEHDYETAREHLTQFAGVGDKVADCVLLFSLGYLEAVPLDTWIRSAIADHYPDCDKGSYTDTSRAIRERLGGAYAGYAQTYLFYYLRTGGE, from the coding sequence ATGGAACGCGGCGCCATCCCGCTGGCCGACCTCGACGGCGATTTCGACCTGCAGGCGACCGTCGAGAGCGGGCAGAGCTACCTCTGGGACCGGTCGGACGGCGGGATGTACGAGCGAACCGACGCACACGGCGGCGACGCGTGGTACGAGACGGTCGTGCCCCCGCTCGACGGGGTGGGGAACGACCGCGCCGTCGTCCGCGTCCGCCAGACCGACGGCCGACTGGAGTGGGAGTCGACGACGGACGCCGTCCCCGTCCTCACGCACCTCCTGCGCCTGGACGACGACCTAGACGCCATCCTCGGGGCGACCCCCGACGACCCGCTTCTCGACCGGGCTTACGGGACGTATCGGGGGATGCGGCTGGTTCGGGACCCCCCGTTTCCCTGCCTGATCTCCTTCATCTGCTCGGCGCAGATGCGGGTGTCACGCATCCACGGGATGCAGACCGCGCTCGCCCGCGAGTACGGCGACCGGCTCACCGTCGACGGTCGGACCTACCACGCCTTCCCGACGCCGGCACAGCTCGCGGCACGGACGGAGGACGAACTCCGCGACCTGAAGCTCGGATACCGGGCGCCGTACGTCCAGCGGACGGCCGAGATGGTCGCCGAGGCCGAGGCCGACCCCACGGCCGCTCTGGAACACGACTACGAGACGGCCCGCGAGCATCTCACGCAGTTCGCCGGTGTCGGGGACAAAGTTGCCGACTGCGTGCTGCTGTTCTCGCTGGGCTATCTCGAAGCCGTGCCCCTCGATACGTGGATCCGGTCGGCCATCGCCGATCACTACCCCGACTGTGATAAGGGGTCGTACACCGACACCTCGCGGGCGATCCGCGAGCGACTGGGCGGCGCGTACGCGGGCTACGCCCAGACGTACCTGTTCTACTACCTGCGTACGGGCGGGGAGTGA
- a CDS encoding arsenate-mycothiol transferase ArsC: MSEHTTQPTRVAFVCVQNAGRSQMATAFAERERERRDLDVTILTGGTHPADAVHDEVIETMAELDVDLSDRTPSGITAGELRSCDYVATMGCSTLDLGETPSVDVRDWALDDPDGQAPERVRDIRDEVESRVNALFDEIEAERAGA; this comes from the coding sequence ATGTCGGAACACACTACCCAGCCGACCCGCGTCGCCTTCGTCTGCGTCCAGAACGCCGGCCGTTCCCAGATGGCAACGGCCTTCGCCGAGCGCGAACGCGAGCGCCGCGACCTCGACGTGACGATCCTGACCGGCGGAACCCACCCCGCCGACGCGGTCCACGACGAGGTGATCGAGACCATGGCCGAACTCGACGTCGACCTCTCGGATCGGACGCCCAGCGGGATCACGGCCGGCGAACTCCGGTCGTGTGACTACGTGGCGACGATGGGTTGTTCGACGCTCGATCTGGGGGAGACGCCCAGCGTCGACGTGCGCGACTGGGCGCTCGACGACCCGGACGGGCAAGCGCCCGAACGGGTGCGCGACATCCGCGACGAGGTCGAGTCGCGCGTGAACGCGCTGTTCGACGAGATCGAGGCCGAACGGGCGGGCGCGTAA
- the arsB gene encoding ACR3 family arsenite efflux transporter, with protein sequence MSNAHDHGPNCGCESCGDPRSMDVLDKYLTVWIFGAMAVGVGLGFVAPSVTGPIQDLHLVEIGLVVMMYPPLAKADYSQLRAVFSNWRVLGLSLIQNWLIGPTLMFGLAVIFFSGLVPGLPARPEYFLGLVFIGMARCIAMVLVWNELAEGSTEYVTGLVAFNSLFQIVTYGVYIWFFGLFLPPLLGMESLVAGIQTFDVTPAQVFQAIVVFLGIPFVGGFLTRFVGTRTKGETWYDETFVPKIDPLTLVALLFTVVVMFATQGENIVAAPGDVLLIAVPLTIYFVVMFVVSFGMGKGIGADYSTTTAIGFTAASNNFELAIAVAVAVFGVGSGIAFTTVVGPLIEVPVLLALVNVSLYFQRRFDWHDATSDGIDAATTDPTDD encoded by the coding sequence GTGAGTAACGCACACGACCACGGCCCGAACTGCGGCTGTGAGAGCTGTGGCGATCCGCGGTCGATGGACGTCCTCGATAAGTATCTCACCGTCTGGATCTTCGGCGCGATGGCCGTCGGCGTCGGCCTCGGCTTCGTCGCCCCGTCGGTGACGGGGCCGATTCAGGACCTCCACCTCGTCGAAATCGGCCTCGTGGTGATGATGTACCCACCCCTGGCCAAGGCGGACTACTCCCAGCTTCGGGCCGTCTTCAGCAACTGGCGCGTGCTCGGTCTCAGCCTGATTCAGAACTGGCTCATCGGCCCGACGCTCATGTTCGGACTCGCCGTCATCTTCTTCAGCGGCCTCGTGCCCGGGCTGCCGGCCCGTCCCGAGTACTTCCTGGGCCTCGTGTTCATCGGCATGGCCCGCTGTATCGCCATGGTGCTCGTTTGGAACGAGTTGGCCGAGGGCTCGACCGAATACGTCACCGGCCTGGTCGCGTTCAACAGCCTCTTCCAGATCGTCACCTACGGCGTCTACATCTGGTTTTTCGGCCTCTTCCTCCCACCGCTGTTGGGGATGGAGAGCCTCGTCGCCGGCATCCAGACGTTCGACGTGACGCCGGCACAGGTGTTCCAAGCCATCGTCGTCTTCCTCGGCATCCCGTTCGTCGGCGGGTTCCTCACCCGCTTCGTCGGCACGCGGACCAAAGGCGAGACGTGGTACGACGAGACGTTCGTGCCAAAGATCGACCCGCTCACGCTGGTCGCGCTCCTGTTTACCGTCGTCGTCATGTTCGCAACCCAGGGGGAGAACATCGTCGCCGCGCCGGGTGACGTACTCCTGATCGCCGTGCCCCTGACCATCTACTTCGTCGTGATGTTCGTCGTGAGCTTCGGCATGGGTAAGGGCATCGGCGCCGACTACTCCACGACGACCGCCATCGGCTTCACCGCCGCCTCGAACAACTTCGAACTCGCCATCGCCGTCGCCGTCGCCGTCTTCGGCGTCGGTTCCGGCATCGCCTTCACCACCGTCGTCGGGCCGCTGATCGAGGTGCCCGTCCTCCTCGCGCTGGTCAACGTCTCGCTGTACTTCCAGCGACGGTTCGACTGGCACGACGCGACGTCCGACGGCATCGACGCCGCGACGACCGACCCAACCGACGACTGA